In Methanomicrobiales archaeon, a genomic segment contains:
- a CDS encoding nicotinamide mononucleotide transporter, protein MIDWLWLVTLASLIGTVANIYKKAWGFLLWLFTSATWTVVDYRMGNYPQAALFFVYMLLSVWGLWKWRTETQDGEAGM, encoded by the coding sequence ATGATCGATTGGCTCTGGCTGGTAACCCTGGCGTCCCTGATCGGGACGGTTGCCAACATCTACAAGAAGGCCTGGGGATTTCTTCTCTGGCTGTTCACGAGCGCCACCTGGACGGTGGTCGATTACAGGATGGGTAACTACCCGCAGGCGGCCCTCTTCTTCGTCTACATGCTGCTGTCCGTATGGGGGTTGTGGAAGTGGCGTACGGAGACGCAGGATGGAGAGGCGGGGATGTAG